CTGCCGGCTGGCGATATCGATGCGGGGGAAGTCCGCGTGGAAGACCCGCATCAGGTTGAGCGCGCCCACGTAGAGGTTGTCCGTGAAAAGGGCGCAGCCGTCGCAGGGTAGGGGACGGAAACCCGGATCGTTGAGGCGGTCCTCGTGGGACCCTTCCAGCAACGGGCGGCTTTCGATATCGGGAGTGGTCTCCAGCTTGGCGAACAGGTTCAAGGAGGTGGTCGAATCAAGAGTATAGCTGGCGGCCCCGTTCCAGCTTTGCGCCAGGTCCCCGAAGAGAGGCAAGGTCGCCGCTTCCAGGCGGAAGGTTTTGGCGTCACCGAAGTCCGCGGGGAAATCCAGGAATTGCGTGGCCGTGTGCAGCCGCGAAGGGATGGCCCCGGAGGTGCCGTTGTCCGCTACGCTCGCGCCTTCCAGGAACGGCTCGCCGGCGAATTCTTCCGCGGCGGCCGGGATTAGGCACAGGAGGAATAAAGCGAGGAAGATCGGCAAGGCGCGGACTCTCCTGGCGGCAGGCCGGGAAAGGCGCCGCCCGCGTCCCCGCGAGGCGGGAACGCATCCGCTTCGATTTTAATCCACCAGGATGCCGGAAGGCAAAATGTATTTTTCGGGGTTCTGCGGGGCTCCATCGCGATGGACTTCGTAATGCAGATGGATGCCGGTGGCGCGCCCGCTATCCCCCATATAACCCACCAGCCCATAGCGTTTCACCAATTGGCCCTTTTCCACCATGATCTTGGTCATATGGGCGTACTTCGTGACGTACCCATTCCCGTGATCGATGACGACCAGATTGCCGAAGTTGCTGTTGCCGTTGCTGGTGGTGACGATACCGTCGGCGGTGGCGTAGATGGGCGTCCAGCGGCTATTGGCGATGTCCAAACCCTCGTGGAACTTCTCTTCGCCCAGGATGGGGTGCATGCGCAGGCCGAAGCCGCTGGTGATTTGGCCCTTGGTCGGCAGCACGAAAGGCGTATGCTCCCAGAGGTTATGCCGGTAGCGTACGAACTCCTCGATCTGGTGGAAGCTGGTGCTGGCGAAGTCGATCTTGCCTTGCAATTGGCGGTTCTTCAGGGTCGAAGTCTGGATTTCCTCGGTGACCGCGGGCTCAAAAGAACCCTCCGGTTCATAGCGCTGGCCGCCCACCCCGAAAGCCCGGATGGCGGGATCGTACCCGTTCATCCCGTACAAGGCGCGGATACGCTCCTCGACGCGGCCCACGGAATCGAGGCTGGCTTCCACATCGGATTGCTCGGCCAGCACTCCATGCAGCTCGCCCTTCAGGCTGGCGTTCTGCTTGTCCCGGAATTGCAGGGAGAGCTGATGATAGCCCCAGGTGGCGCATTCGCCCGTGAGGCAGAGGATTCCCAAAGCGAGTATACCCAGGCCTCCCAGGACCCGGTTTTTCACCTTCGAAGATAGCGCGAAGAAATGGGCGCCCCGGCGCGCGTCCCATTGCAGGGAGACCAGGTATTCCTTGTTCGCCACGATGCGGAACAAGCGGGCGAAGAGGGTTTCCCCGAATCCCGGTTTCTTATAGCGTCGAATGTCGAAGTTTGCAGTCATTTATCCTAAAGCCCCAAAAAGTGTAGTGACAGGCAGGCGAATGGTCAAGCGTAAAAGGTCGGCGTAAGTTGCCGTATGCCCGGAGTTTGCCCCCGCATCCGGATATTTGGTACCATGGGCGGGCCATGGGCAACGTCCTCAAGCTGTTATGGTGGCTACTCATGCTCTCGGCCCTGCAGGCCTCGGCTTGCGTACTGGACGGCTTTCGCTATATCGGCTGGGGTTTATTCGGATACTTGGTTTTGAAGGGCTTGTACTTGGCCTTCGCGGGGGTGCTGCTTTTCCGGTATCGGTCCTTCCAAAGGCAGAGGGCCTTCGAAGGCTTGGCCGAATCCTACCAGCGGATGGCGGGTAAGGATTTCGAAGGCACGGCCGTGAGGCGTCGCTCGCGCCTGAATCCGATCCTCACCTGGGCCCTGTTGGCCTTGGCCGTTATCGATGTGGCATTGGCCTGGGTTCCCGACCTCGCTGTTTTCAGGATTACCATTGGGCTCGATTTGGCGATTTGGTTACTGATGTCGCGCTGGGTCTCCCGCGCCTGTTGGCTTCGCTCCCGGGGCGCGCGCGAACGCCTCAAGGAGGCGGTGGACGATGCGCGCAGCCGCGCCCGTTCGGCCGGAACCGATCCCGAAACAACCCCCCGGCGCGTTTCGCCGGCGCCTTTCATCGCGCTGGCGGCGTTGTCGTTGGCCTTTACCATGGCCTTGGGAGGGATGCGTTGGGCCGACTCCGAAGCGGTTTTCCGGTTGGATGATTTGCAGCAGTGCATGGACCTCAGCATGCGCGATGCCTCGGCGCGGTTCTACCAGCAAGGCGAAACCAAGGTCTCATTGGCGGCGGAACCGTGCGTAAAGAAATCGGCGGGGCAGGTGGACTTTTCCCTGGAATGGTCCGAGGGGGAGTTGCGGTTACGGGTCGTCGAGAATCCCGATGGGGATTATTTCGGGGACGGGACGCCGGGGAATGAAGGGTTGGCCTTGGACGGGAACGGGAATTTCCGCGCCCTTAGCGACCGGAAGCGCCCGCGCCGACTTTCGCTTCCTTGATCTGGCTCAAGACACGATAAGGGATGCGAAGGCTTCCGGGGGCATTACGTCCGTCCGGACGCTTCACGTGGAAGTCGGCGCCGCCGGTGCAAATCAGATTGCGCTTCTGGGCGAAGCTCCGGTACTTCTGGGAATTGGCGTGGGAGAGGCCATGGCAGTAGGTCTCGATGCCCTTCAGGCCGCATTCCACCAGCATCTCCAGCAGGTCGTCGCGATTGGTCTTGCAGGGATGGGCCAGCACCGGCACTCCGCCGGCATCCAGGATCAGCTCGATGGCCTCGGCGGGATTGAGTTTCACCGCATCCATGTCCGACATCAGTTCCGCATCATTCCCGAGGTACAAATTGAAAGCGTCCTGGAAGGTGGCCACGTATTCCTCGTCCACCAACTGGGCCGCGATATGGGCTCGGCCGATGCTTCCGCCATGGGCCCTGGCCGCGACCTGCTCGTAGCTTAAGCTCAAGCCCCGCTTTTCGAGCCTCTCCAGGATGGCCTTGGCCCGATCCACGCGGCGGGCGCGCAATTCGACCAAGGTCCGATTGAGGCGCAAATGGGTCGGGTCGAACATGTATCCCAGGATATGGATGTCGCTTCCGCCGATGGAGGAGGAAATCTCGACGCCGGGGATGAATTCCAATCCCCGGGATTCGGCATATTCGCGGCCGTCCTCGAAGGAATCGATGTTGTCGTGGTCGGTCACCGCGATGGCGTTGAGGCCCTGCTCCAGGCAATAGTCGATGAGGTCCCGGACCGGCAGGGTCCCGTCGGAAAAGGTGGAGTGCATATGCAAATCCACGAATTCCTTGGGCTGTGGCGCTTCGCGACCCTGGCTGGCGAATTTCGTCGATTTCATGAGATGAAGGGGACCATGGTAATCCCTATTATAATACAAGCCGAGACCCAAGTGTGCGCGTCCCTTGGCTACATTTACCCTTTTTCGCGTAAATGGCCACCATTAACCGTTAGATCCATGATTCACCCTATCGGAGCCCAATGATCCACCCCATCGTCATGGCCGGGGGGCGCGGCGAGCGCTTCTGGCCTTACAGCAATGCCCAGCATCCCAAGCAACTCCTTCCCCTGGTGACCAAGAAGACCATGCTGGAGGATACCCTGGATAACATCCGGGCTTTCCAGAAGAGCGCCCGCACGCGGCTCATCATCGGGAAGAACCTGGAGAAGCCGGTCAAGAAACTGATGGGAAAGCGGCCCGGGGTCGAGATAGTCGCCGAGCCCGTGGGCCGCAATACCGCGCCGGCCGTGGCCTTGGCCTGCCGGCTTATCCAACGGGTCGATCCGGAAGGGGTGATGCTGGTCCTCACGGCCGACCACGCCATCCAGCCGCCCGCGAAGTTCGCGCAAGCCATGCGCGCCGCCGCCGCCATCGCCGCCGAGGGTAACGCCCTGGTTACCTTCGGGATCAAGCCGGATCGTCCCGAGGTGGGGTTCGGCTACATCGAGACCGATGGGGGAGATCGCCGGGTCGAGGGCCTGGCCGCCTTCGCCGTGAAACGCTTCGTGGAGAAGCCGGATCGGGCCACCGCCCAGGCCTACGTGGACTCGGGGCGATTCTTCTGGAACAGCGGGATGTTCGCCTGGCGGGTCGATTACCTCTGGGAGCAGTTCCGCCAGCATCAGCCGGAAATCGCCAAGGTCTTCGAGGCGGCGGGAGATCTGAATCCCAAATCGCCCGCCTTCGCGAAAAAACTGGCGAAGATTTACAAGACCGTGCCGGCCATCTCCATCGACAACGGCATTATGGAAAAAGCCGGGTCCATCCGCGTGGTGGTGCCGGAGTTCGGCTGGGATGATATCGGATCCTGGTCCGCCCTGGAGCGCTTGCACGCCCCCGATGAGGCCGGCAACCGCAAGGTGGGCCAATGCCTGGCGTTGGACGCGAAGGGCAATACCTTGTTCTCGGACGGCGGGCTGGTGGCCGCCTTCGGCGTCTCGGACCTGTTGATCGTGCAGACGGGCGGAGTGACCTTGGTGCTACCCAAGGATAAGGCGCCGCAGTTGAAGGAGTTGGTCAAGCTGGCGCAGATGGACGCCAAGCTGAAGAAATTCCTTTAGCGCCGATCCGCCGGACCCGCAACATCGCCCCAATGATGGCGGGGGCCCTAGATGCGGAGCGAGTGGCTCCCGGCGGCTTCCGCCTGGGGCTCCTCGTAGATGATCCGCATACGGCCGTTCAAAGCGCTCGTATCCCAGGCCCGATCCTCTCCGCCGAAATGGGCTTCCACGTCGGTATCGCCCAGGGAGGCGAGATGCAGCAGCGGCCCGTTCACGCCGATACTGGAACGCGTACTCGCGAAAAGGCCCAGCATGGTGCCGGTCGAATCGATCCGTTGGGCCGGGAAACCGGCCGTGAGATCGGGGGGCGGGGGAGGGGTTTGGAACAGGGAACCCGCGATACTGACGATCAACAAGGAACGCCCTTCGCTCCGCTCCGCGGGATCCGCGGCGATCTTGCGGAAGAGGGCATGTTCCCGGAGCGAATTCCCGTATTGCCACAGGAAAAGACGGGTGGCCTCCGGCCGGAGGCCTTCGGATTCCAATCGGCTTCTGGCGTCCTTGATGTTCCCGGGGGCCGGGGTCAGGCGCGCCCATTTCACCGCGATGGGTGATTCGGCGGCGTCCCACAGGGCTGCCGCTTGCGAGAAGCGACGGAGAAGATTGGACGGCTCCGAGGGCCTTAGGACCACGTTCGCGAAACCTTCGGGGGCGTCGCCATTGGCTTGCACCCGGATCGGGGCCCGCGCGGCGCGAAGGATGAAGTGGAGCAGGGGAGGCGTACTCTCGCGCAAGTTGATGGACACGTCGGGCCGGAATTCCTCGGCGACGCGGCGCAATTCCAGGAAATGGGGCTCGCCCCAGTACAGTTCGTCCTGTCGGATCCCGATTGTTTGATCATGGCCGTAAAGGGCGGCCAGGAATGCGGTTAACTGCTGGTTGGCCAGGAAGAGAAAGACCGTATCCGGGCGCTCGCGAACCAGGCTGCGCACGACCGGGAAAGCCACCAGGTTTTCCTGCAAGCCGTCCGGCAAGGCGAGCAGGATCCGCTTACATCCGGTCAGGGCTTCGCCCAGGCGGAAAGGTTTTTCGCCGGGTCCGGCTCCGGATTTCCCGCGGAGATATTCCCACATCCTGCGTTCGGACAGGAAATTGAGCGCTTTATAGGGCCATCGCTTGCCAATGCCCGGAGCGCCGCCTGGATTTTTCGAAGCCATAAGGGTTATACTGGCTAAAGATAATCCATGATAGCTGCGCTCACGGCTTTGCAGATAGTCCCCGCCATCCTCCTGGCGCTTTTAGGGGCTCCCTTGCTGCCCGTATTTGGCCATACCCATTACGAGGCCAGTCTCTTGGCTGGTCTTCTGGGCCTGGCCGTGGTCTTCCTGCTGGTCACCCGATCGGGAAAGGGCCCCTACGGCATTTCGGGTTTCGCGGGCGCGGCGTGGATTTTCGCGTTGGCTTGGTGCGGCGTGCACCTGCTGGGAGGCGTCAGTTTCCGCCTGAATATGGTTTTGGCCTTGGCCGCCGCCGCATTCATCGGAACCCAATCCCATCCCCTGCATTCGGTTTATGTCATCCTCCTCACCATCGGAGTGGCGGTGGTCGAGGTTTCCAACCGGCTCTATGGCTGGCTCCCCCATGCCACGCCTACCGAAATCCAGAACATCCCCGAATACGTTTTCTCGATTTTCTTCCCGATCCTCACCGTGGTTTTGTTCCAGGCGGTCCTGCTCGGATTCAAACGCGGATTCGCGACCGCGGGCGCTCCCGCCCGTCCGGCGCCGCCGCCTGCCGTAGCCGCCGCGGCCTTGGCGGTGGACAAACCGGTTCCCAAGGGTTCGGTTATCATGGGCGCAGATCATACCCACGACGACCCGGCGGCGGCCACCCAGTTCTTCAACCGCGTCTACCTGGAAAACCAGGGGGACCAGGCCCTGAAGGACATGAAGGACATCCTGCAGACCGTGGTCCTCTTCATGAGCCGGAATTTCCGGGCCTATACTTCCATCGGATTCCTGGCCTCGGAACACGCGGACAAGCTGACCATCAACGCGGTGGTGACCAAGAGCCACAACCTGAACTACGAATGCGAAATCGAATTCGGCAAAGGCCTGATCGGCTCGGCGGTCAATAAGCCCGGCGGCTTCATTACGGGGAACCTCCGCTCCTACGACGGCGATCTGCAGTACTACAAGGAGACGGAGAACATCAATTCCGTGATGATCATGCGCGTCATGGACAACCAGAGCAAGCGCATCCAGGGCCTGCTCCTGGTGGACTCCGAGAACATGCGCGCCTTCACCGATGAACACAAAGAGCTGATGAACCGGTTCACGCAGATTGCCTCGGCCATGATCACCAGCGTCAAGCTTACCTATCAGATGAACAAGGTGGCCATCCAGGCCGATCTGCAATACGAAATCGCCAAGAAGCTTTCCGAAGCCCTGAAGGTGGAGGAAGTCATCGAGGTGCTCACCCAGTCCCTGATGCGCACCTTCGAGCATGACCGCTTGATCATCGCGGCCTACAATCCGGCCAGCTCGAAAGGGGCCATCTGGCGGGTGATCGGGGATCCGGGCGGCGTCGCCGAGGGTATGGAGTTCGACATCCAGGACACGCGTAGCTTGTACGGGAGCGTGTTCCGGAACCGCCGGTCCATCGTTTCCCAGGGCTTCCGCCACGAGACCAAGTTCCTCCGCTTCGATCGGGACGAGCCGATGGACGCCAAGCCGCAGGACATCCTCATCGCGCCCATCCACGATGATCGCCAGGCGGTATGGGCGGTGGTGGGCCTGGAATCCAACCGGTCCGGGACCTACTCCCAATCCGAATTGCAGTTGCTCAAGACCATTATGGCCAACGTTTCCACGGCCCTCACCAAGGCCCGCATGTATACGGAGATGGAGAAGTTGGCCACCATCGACGGCCTGACCCAGATCGCCAACCATCGCAAGTTCCAGGACATCATGACCATGGAGATGGAGCGGTCCCAGCGCTACAATACCCCGCTTACCTTGCTCTTGATGGACATCGATCATTTCAAGAAGTTCAACGATACCTACGGCCACCCGGTAGGCGATCTGGTGCTGCAGATGGTGGCCAAGGCATTGCAAGGATCGATCCGCAATACGGATTATTGCGCCCGCTACGGTGGCGAGGAGTTCGTGGTAGTATTGATCCAGGCAGACGAGGAGCAGTCGCGCGTCCTGGCCGAGCGCGTGCGCAAGGCGGTGGAATCCATGCAGGTCCGCAACGAGGACAAGATCCTGAGGGTAACCGTTTCCGTCGGGAGCGCGACTTTCCCGTTCGACGGCGCCGACAAGCAGGAGCTGATCGACAACGCCGATAAGGCCATGTACGCCTCCAAGCAGGGGGGCCGTAACCGGGTATCCTTCTTCTCCGAAGTGAAGAATACCCCGGCGGGGATTGCTCCGCAGCCGCATTGAAGAGGGTAAAGGGTAAAGGGTAAAGGGTAAAGGGTAAAGTCGGCGCTGCGCGCCGGTGGGTCGATACGAAGGTATCCAAACCCTTTACCCTTTACCCTTTACCCCTCTCCTAAACTCGAATTCCTACTATTTCCCCATGGCGAAAATTCTCGTCGCCGGCCCCAATCCGGCCTGGCAGAAGGTCATGGTCTTCGGCGAGTTCCGTCCCGGCCAGGTTAACCGCGCCTCGCAATCCCTCTCCATGGCCTCGGGCAAAGGCATCAATGCCGCCAAAGTTCTGAAGCGCCTGGGCCATGAGGTTACCGTGCTGCAAATCGTGGGCGGGATCAACGGTCGGAGGATCCTGGAGGCGTGCGCCAAATTAGGGTTGGCGAGCCTGCACGTGGAAGTTCCCGAAGAGTCCCGTTTGTGCGTGACCCTGGCGGACGGGCGGGGGGAAACTTCCGAGATCATCGAACCTTTCCGCCTGTCGGCGCCGGCCGTCGATCGCTTGCTGGACCTGCTGCCGCGCGACCGGGAAGCCTTCGACGGAATCGCCCTCCTGGGCACCGTCCCGCCGGGCGCCGGCGCGGGCCTGTATGACGCGATACTCGAGCGTCTGCACCCGCGCGTTTCCGTGATCGACGCCTGGCAGGATGTCGGGATCGCAGTTTTCGCCAAGGCCACCGCCGTCAAGATGAACCGCTCCGAGTACGCGAATCTGGAAAAGCGCGTGGGCGCGCCCGCCCTCGCGGGGATCCCGTTCCTATTGACCGCCGGAGGCGGGGAAGCCTGCGTGTTACGGTCGGGCCGGGTCGAGGCCCGCATCAGCCCGCCCGGCCTGGGGCAGATGGCCAATGCCATCGGGGCGGGGGACACCGTGACCGCGGGCCTGACCCATTTCCTCCTCGCGGGGGAGCCTCCCGTGGAAGCCTTCCGGCGGGCCCTGGCGATGGGCTCGGCCAGTTGCCTCAAGTACCCTCCCGCCGAATACGCCGAGGGCGATTACCAACGCTTGCTGGCCGAGACCGTGATCCTCCCATGATCCTGCTTTGCGCCGCCACACGCATGGAGATGGACGCCTGCCTGGGTCCCTTGGGAGAAGCATTCGCTTCCCTCCCCTCGGGACCTCGCCCGTGGACCCGCCGCCGCGGCCGCGTGCTGCTGGCCGTCACCGGGCCCGGGATCCCGCTCACCCTGGCGCGCTTGATGCCGTTGGTATTATCCGAACGTCCTTCCGCCCTCGTGGATATCGGGATCGCCGGCGCCTATGCCGGATCGGGGCTGTCCATCGGCGACCTGGTGATGGGGGAGAACGAGCGGTTCGGGGATCTAGGCATGGAGACGCCGGAACCGCAGGCGTTCCTGCCCATGTCCGGATTCGATTGGAGCGATCCTATCTATGCGAGTCCCCTGGCCTTGAGCCTGGATCCTCTGGGGCCGTTGGATCCATCGGGGAAGGCTGCGGCGCCTAAGCGCGCGCGGGGTTGCACGGTGAACGCCTGTACCGGGACCGCCGCGACCGGCGCGCGCCGACGCGCCACGACCGGGGCCGATTTCGAATCCATGGAGGGGGCCGCCGCGGCCCTGGCCGGCCTCGAGGCCGGGATACCGGTGGCGGAACTACGCGCCATTTCCAATGCCGCCGCGGATCGGGACATGCGTCCGGAGAACATCGGCTTGGCTTTGCGGGCCTTGGGAAGCTTCGTCTCCGCTTGGTTGGAGCGATCGGCATGAATCTCTCCATCGCCATTTCGCCTTGCCCGAACGACGTCTTCATCTTCGCCGGGCTTATAACGGGGGCGGTGCGCCGCCCTGGATACGAGTTCGCTTTCGAATTCCTGGAACTGGAATCCCTCAACGCCGGCGCGCGTGAAGGACGCTGGGAGATCGCCAAGATCAGTTATGCCAATGCCGCGGGCCTGCCCGGGTACCGCTTGCTGCGTTGCGGCGGAGCCTTGGGCCGGGGCTGCGGCCCACTCTTGCTCGCCAACCGCGCCGGGGCGGAGGGCAAGGCCGTTTTCGATCCGTCGGCCCCGGTTCTGGTCCCCGGGCAACGCACCACCGCCCATCTCCTGCTCGAGTTCTTCCACCGTAACGGGCAAGTTACGGGGGGCGGATCCTCGCGGCCCGATGCGCCACTGAGGAAAGCGTTCGTCCCGTTCGACGCGCTCTATCGGCGCCTGTTGGGATCGGAGCCCTGCCAGGGCGTCGTCATCCATGAGATGCGCTTCACCTACGCCCGGGATGGGCTATTTCTGGTACGCGACCTGGGCGAGTTCTGGGAGAGCGCCACCGGGCATCCCATCCCCCTGGGGGCCGTAGCGCTCGCTTTGGCCGCCGAAGCCCGCGCGCCCGGACTGGGGATAGCCGTGGAGGACGCCATCCGGGCGAGCCTGGACTGGTCCTACGCCCACGAAGCCGAGGCCCTGGCCTTGTGCCGCCACCACTCGCAATCGATGGACGAGTCGGTACTCCGATCGCATATCGCCCTGTACGTGAACGCGTTCAGCCGCGATCTGGGGCCGGAGGGCGATCGGGCGGTGGCGCATTTCCTGGAACTGCAAGCCCGCTTCTCCCTTCCTGACCCCCATTCTTTCCGCGGATCCTGAAGCGGAACTTCCAGGGAAGAATTTTCCCTAGCTTCCCAAACCCGGGAAAGCTTTGCCCCCGGCCCTTACGGACTCCCGGATGACGGCCTTTTCCTGGCCCGTTTAGCCCTTTTTTCCGTCTCCGCGGGGATGGTCCGGTTCTTGCTTTTTCCGGCCCTCGGAGGCTCATTCCATGGTCAACGGTTTATATACGGCGTCCCGCGCGATGACCAATATCCTCGCCAAGCAGGACATCCATGCGCAGAACATCGCCAACGCCAGCACCAACGGGTTCAAGATGGCGCGCCTGGTGAATACGGCCGAGGTGACCGTGAGCCGCAACGATGAAGGCGAGTTGCGGGAGAAAGAGAGCCAGCAGATAAGCGAAGTCTCCACCAGTTTCGCGCAAGGCCCTATGGTCAATACCGGGAACGAATACGATCTGGCCCTCACCACTCCCGGCTTTTTCATGGTGGAAGCCGAAGATGGCGTGCGCTATACCCGCAACGGAAGCTTCAGCCTCAATTCCTACGGCGAATTGGTGACCTTGTCGGGCAAACGCGTGCTCGACGAAAGCGGGCAACCCCTGGTCATGAAGGACGGGGGCACCGTGCATTTCATGGACGACGGATCGGTGAACGTCGATGGTCAAAAGGTCGGCAAGCTCGGCATCGTGGATTTCGCGGACACCAAGAAATTGCGCTACGGCCAGGACGGTTGCTTCGGGAATCCTGATCCCAAAGGCAATCCCGCTTCCGTTCCCGCCAATCCGGGCATCAAAAGCGGTTTCCTGGAAGGATCCAACGCGGATCCCATCAACATCATGGTGAACATGATCGCCGATTACCGGAACTATGAAGCCGCCCAGCATACCATGCATGCAGTCGACGAAACCCTGGGCAAGGCCGTGAACGAAGTCGGCAAGGTCTAACGCGAGGATAAGCCATGATACGCAGCCTATATACATCGGCCACGGGGATGAAGGCGAACCAGCTTTACATCGACAACATTTCCAACAATCTGGCCAACGTGAATACGACCGGTTACAAGAAATCGAAGCTCGAATTCCAGGAGCTGCTCTACCAGACCATCATCGATCCGGGTTCGGCCACTTCGGATGGATCGAAATCCCCGGCCGGGCTGCAATTGGGATTGGGCGTGCGCAGCGTGGCCAACCAGAAGATGTTTTCCCAGGGTAACCTGCAAGAGACCAAGAACCCGTTCGATTTGGCCATCACCGGCTCGGGATTCCTGCAAGTGCAGTTGCCCAGCGGCGAAATCGCCTACACGCGCGACGGTTCGTTCAAGGTTTCCTCGGACGGAACCCTCTGCACTTCCCAAGGCTATCCGCTGGAGCCGCAAATCACCGTTCCCGACGGCGGGCACGATATCCAGGTGGATGCGACCGGCAAGGTCTCGGTGCAAGTCGCCGACTCGGGCACGACCGAGGATATCGGGCAGATCGAAATGGCGAAATTCCTGAACGAAGGGGGCCTTAAATCCCTCGGCAATAACCTGTACCAGACCTCCTCCGCCAGCGGCGATGCCGAAACGGGCACGCCCGGGACCAACGGCATGGGCACGTTGCAACAGGGCTTCCTGGAAGCCTCCAACGTGGAACTCGTAGAGGAAATGGTCAACATGATCGTGGCCCAACGCGCCTACGAGATTTCGGCCAAGGCCATCCAAACGTCCGATAGCATGCTCCAATTGGCCAATCAGCTGAGGTCTTGATCATGAAGCGGATCACCCTCCCGGCCCTGGCCGTCCTTTGCCTGCAAGCGTTGCCCGCCCTGGCGATCCCCGCCGGGGAAGCATCCGGCGACGGCCTGGCGGCCATGCCCGAGAAGGCCCACGAGCAGGTCGCCATCCGTTTCCAGGACGAATCCACCGTCACCGGCGAGCGCATCCGCCTGGGCGACGTGGCCCGCGTCCTGGCCGGGAGCCAACGTGCCGTCGCGGAATTGGAGACCCTGGAGGTGGCCAAGAGCGCCGGATTCGGCCTCACTCGGCTGATCGATACGGATGTGCTTTGCGCGCGCGCCCTGAAACCCTACGCCGATCGTTTCGCTTTCGACATCGACCATAAAATGATCCGGGTTTCCACCCGGGCCG
Above is a window of Fibrobacterota bacterium DNA encoding:
- a CDS encoding M23 family metallopeptidase, giving the protein MTANFDIRRYKKPGFGETLFARLFRIVANKEYLVSLQWDARRGAHFFALSSKVKNRVLGGLGILALGILCLTGECATWGYHQLSLQFRDKQNASLKGELHGVLAEQSDVEASLDSVGRVEERIRALYGMNGYDPAIRAFGVGGQRYEPEGSFEPAVTEEIQTSTLKNRQLQGKIDFASTSFHQIEEFVRYRHNLWEHTPFVLPTKGQITSGFGLRMHPILGEEKFHEGLDIANSRWTPIYATADGIVTTSNGNSNFGNLVVIDHGNGYVTKYAHMTKIMVEKGQLVKRYGLVGYMGDSGRATGIHLHYEVHRDGAPQNPEKYILPSGILVD
- a CDS encoding PHP domain-containing protein, whose protein sequence is MKSTKFASQGREAPQPKEFVDLHMHSTFSDGTLPVRDLIDYCLEQGLNAIAVTDHDNIDSFEDGREYAESRGLEFIPGVEISSSIGGSDIHILGYMFDPTHLRLNRTLVELRARRVDRAKAILERLEKRGLSLSYEQVAARAHGGSIGRAHIAAQLVDEEYVATFQDAFNLYLGNDAELMSDMDAVKLNPAEAIELILDAGGVPVLAHPCKTNRDDLLEMLVECGLKGIETYCHGLSHANSQKYRSFAQKRNLICTGGADFHVKRPDGRNAPGSLRIPYRVLSQIKEAKVGAGASGR
- a CDS encoding mannose-1-phosphate guanylyltransferase yields the protein MIHPIVMAGGRGERFWPYSNAQHPKQLLPLVTKKTMLEDTLDNIRAFQKSARTRLIIGKNLEKPVKKLMGKRPGVEIVAEPVGRNTAPAVALACRLIQRVDPEGVMLVLTADHAIQPPAKFAQAMRAAAAIAAEGNALVTFGIKPDRPEVGFGYIETDGGDRRVEGLAAFAVKRFVEKPDRATAQAYVDSGRFFWNSGMFAWRVDYLWEQFRQHQPEIAKVFEAAGDLNPKSPAFAKKLAKIYKTVPAISIDNGIMEKAGSIRVVVPEFGWDDIGSWSALERLHAPDEAGNRKVGQCLALDAKGNTLFSDGGLVAAFGVSDLLIVQTGGVTLVLPKDKAPQLKELVKLAQMDAKLKKFL
- a CDS encoding diguanylate cyclase encodes the protein MIAALTALQIVPAILLALLGAPLLPVFGHTHYEASLLAGLLGLAVVFLLVTRSGKGPYGISGFAGAAWIFALAWCGVHLLGGVSFRLNMVLALAAAAFIGTQSHPLHSVYVILLTIGVAVVEVSNRLYGWLPHATPTEIQNIPEYVFSIFFPILTVVLFQAVLLGFKRGFATAGAPARPAPPPAVAAAALAVDKPVPKGSVIMGADHTHDDPAAATQFFNRVYLENQGDQALKDMKDILQTVVLFMSRNFRAYTSIGFLASEHADKLTINAVVTKSHNLNYECEIEFGKGLIGSAVNKPGGFITGNLRSYDGDLQYYKETENINSVMIMRVMDNQSKRIQGLLLVDSENMRAFTDEHKELMNRFTQIASAMITSVKLTYQMNKVAIQADLQYEIAKKLSEALKVEEVIEVLTQSLMRTFEHDRLIIAAYNPASSKGAIWRVIGDPGGVAEGMEFDIQDTRSLYGSVFRNRRSIVSQGFRHETKFLRFDRDEPMDAKPQDILIAPIHDDRQAVWAVVGLESNRSGTYSQSELQLLKTIMANVSTALTKARMYTEMEKLATIDGLTQIANHRKFQDIMTMEMERSQRYNTPLTLLLMDIDHFKKFNDTYGHPVGDLVLQMVAKALQGSIRNTDYCARYGGEEFVVVLIQADEEQSRVLAERVRKAVESMQVRNEDKILRVTVSVGSATFPFDGADKQELIDNADKAMYASKQGGRNRVSFFSEVKNTPAGIAPQPH
- the mqnB gene encoding futalosine hydrolase; the encoded protein is MILLCAATRMEMDACLGPLGEAFASLPSGPRPWTRRRGRVLLAVTGPGIPLTLARLMPLVLSERPSALVDIGIAGAYAGSGLSIGDLVMGENERFGDLGMETPEPQAFLPMSGFDWSDPIYASPLALSLDPLGPLDPSGKAAAPKRARGCTVNACTGTAATGARRRATTGADFESMEGAAAALAGLEAGIPVAELRAISNAAADRDMRPENIGLALRALGSFVSAWLERSA
- a CDS encoding 1,4-dihydroxy-6-naphthoate synthase → MNLSIAISPCPNDVFIFAGLITGAVRRPGYEFAFEFLELESLNAGAREGRWEIAKISYANAAGLPGYRLLRCGGALGRGCGPLLLANRAGAEGKAVFDPSAPVLVPGQRTTAHLLLEFFHRNGQVTGGGSSRPDAPLRKAFVPFDALYRRLLGSEPCQGVVIHEMRFTYARDGLFLVRDLGEFWESATGHPIPLGAVALALAAEARAPGLGIAVEDAIRASLDWSYAHEAEALALCRHHSQSMDESVLRSHIALYVNAFSRDLGPEGDRAVAHFLELQARFSLPDPHSFRGS
- a CDS encoding flagellar hook-basal body protein, whose amino-acid sequence is MVNGLYTASRAMTNILAKQDIHAQNIANASTNGFKMARLVNTAEVTVSRNDEGELREKESQQISEVSTSFAQGPMVNTGNEYDLALTTPGFFMVEAEDGVRYTRNGSFSLNSYGELVTLSGKRVLDESGQPLVMKDGGTVHFMDDGSVNVDGQKVGKLGIVDFADTKKLRYGQDGCFGNPDPKGNPASVPANPGIKSGFLEGSNADPINIMVNMIADYRNYEAAQHTMHAVDETLGKAVNEVGKV
- the flgG gene encoding flagellar basal-body rod protein FlgG translates to MIRSLYTSATGMKANQLYIDNISNNLANVNTTGYKKSKLEFQELLYQTIIDPGSATSDGSKSPAGLQLGLGVRSVANQKMFSQGNLQETKNPFDLAITGSGFLQVQLPSGEIAYTRDGSFKVSSDGTLCTSQGYPLEPQITVPDGGHDIQVDATGKVSVQVADSGTTEDIGQIEMAKFLNEGGLKSLGNNLYQTSSASGDAETGTPGTNGMGTLQQGFLEASNVELVEEMVNMIVAQRAYEISAKAIQTSDSMLQLANQLRS